Proteins encoded in a region of the Melospiza georgiana isolate bMelGeo1 chromosome 2, bMelGeo1.pri, whole genome shotgun sequence genome:
- the LOC131080242 gene encoding ovostatin-like, which produces MWLKFLLAILLWHAAAAKEPEPQYVLMVPAVLQNDSPGQGCLQFHNLNETVSVRVILEYSSVNTTIFKKTMTASSGLQCFKFKIPPAHSAPLAFISFSAKGSTVSLEERRSVMIWNTDSIVFVQTDKPIYKPGQTVRFRVVALDLNFKPVQEKYPLIAIQDPRGNRILQWQNVKSEMNIIQLEFPLTEEPILGNYKIIVSKKSGDRTNHSFHVEEYVLPKFDVTVTAPESLTVLDSEFTVKVCGLYTYGQPIEGKVKLSVCRDFDSYGRCKKSPVCQSFTKNLETDGCLSHVFSSNIFELHRTGYMRNLDVKATVTEKGTGLQFTAAQVISITRVVSTIQFENMDRHFRRGIPYFGQIKLVDKDNSPISNEVIQLYVNNRNTDNFTTDHNGVAQFSIDTSEMLDPEISLKAVYKTSDHCHYEGWIEPYYPEASLSVQRFYSWTGSFVRIEPVWKDLKCGQKRVITVHYVLNTEGYKRISTMNFYYVGMAKGKIVLTGEIKVNVQAGQNGTFTIPLVVSEKMAPVLRLLVYTLHPDKELVADSVPLPVEKCFKHKVHLEFSEKHLHPASNVSLVIEAAANSFCAVRAVDQSVLLLKPEKELSMEMVYSLHPLQDFQGYVFHGFNLEEDSKEPCVSSDHIFHKGLYYTPVMSGLGPDVYQFLRDMGIKFFTNSKVRQPVVCTGETVRRQPFIVNAGHVASAHHIKSSAEAAREERERALILETIREFFPEAWIWDIVPINSTGKASISYTIPDTITKWKASAFCVEGLAGFGMSVPATLTALQPFFVDLTLPYSIIRGEDFLLRATVFNYLDHCIKINVSLSDSLDYQAKLISPEDDGCVCAKQRRTYVWNIFPKEIGNVVFSITAETKDDEACGDKAPRNISIAYRDTQIRTLLVEPEGIRREKTQNSLICTEDDAVIQDISLELPTNVLEGSARASFSIVGDIMGTAMQNLHQLLQMPFGCGEQNMVLFAPNIYVLDYLNRTGQLSRDVRSKATGYLMSGYQKQLSYKRHDGSYSIFGTRDREGNTWLTAFVYRSFAQAGRFIYIDDRVQSQTLLWLSSKQKLDGCFRSAGTLFNNALKGGVDDELSLSAYTTIAMLEAGHSSSYPVIRNAFFCLETASEKNISEVYTQALMAYAFCLAGKSEKCESFLEELQKSAKEVDGSQHWEQEQRPPSDKSPSFLDHAPSADVEITSYVLLALLYKPNRNKEDLTKASGIVQWIIRQQNPYGGFSSTQDTVIALQALAAYGEATYSSASQNGVKITSQKPFEKVFFVNNQNRLLVQQTPLPEVPGKYSLTMNGTGCVFMQTALRYNIHLPEGSSGFLLSVQTSNASCPQDRPAKFDIVLVSSYTGKRSSSNMLIIDVKMLSGFVPVKSSLDKLIGSQTVMQVENKKNHVLLYLQNLSQKKRKEITFSVEQDFVVTHPKPAHVQIYDYYETGEYAVAQYSSPCKEVVAETDCGFKKEHHKC; this is translated from the exons GCAGTATGTCCTGATGGTGCCTGCTGTCCTCCAAAATGACTCTCCAGGACAGGGTTGCCTGCAGTTCCATAACCTCAACGAGACAGTATCTGTCAGAGTAATCCTAGAATACAGCTCTGTTAATACCACTATTTTTAAGAAAACCATGACAGCCAGCAGTGGTCTACAATGCTTCAAGTTCAAG ATTCCTCCTGCCCACTCTGCACCCCTGgctttcatttccttctctgcCAAGGGCAGCACTGTCAGCCTAGAGGAAAGGCGGTCAGTGATGATCTGGAACACGGACAGCATCGTCTTTGTGCAGACAGACAAACCCATCTACAAACCAGGACAGACTG TGAGGTTTCGTGTTGTTGCCCTGGATTTAAATTTTAAACCTGTTCAGGAGAAG tacCCCTTGATTGCAATTCAG gatcCAAGGGGCAACAGGATCTTGCAGTGGCAAAATGTGAAGTCAGAGATGAACATTATTCAGCTGGAATTCCCACTCACTGAAGAGCCTATCCTGGGGAACTACAAAATTATTGTATCAAAGAAGTCAGGAGATAGAACAAACCACTCATTCCATGTGGAGGAATATG TGCTGCCCAAGTTTGATGTCACAGTCACGGCACCAGAAAGCCTCACAGTCCTGGATTCGGAGTTCACGGTGAAAGTCTGTGGGTT GTACACCTATGGCCAGCCTATTGAAGGGAAAGTCAAGCTCAGTGTGTGCAGGGATTTTGATTCATACGGGAGGTGCAAGAAAAGCCCAGTTTGTCAATCATTTACCAAAAAT CTGGAGACAGATGGTTGCCTCTCTCATGTCTTCAGCTCCAACATCTTTGAGTTACATCGCACTGGTTACATGAGGAACCTTGACGTGAAAGCCACTGTGACAGAGAAAGGAACAG GCCTGCAATTTACAGCTGCTCAGGTTATTTCCATAACTCGGGTGGTGAGCACCATACAGTTTGAGAACATGGATCGCCACTTCAGAAGAGGAATTCCTTACTTTGGACAG ATCAAGCTGGTTGACAAAGACAACTCTCCAATTTCCAATGAGGTCATTCAGCTATATGTCAATAACAGGAATACAGACAACTTCACCACGGATCATAATGGTGTTGCTCAGTTTAGCATTGACACATCCGAAATGCTTGATCCCGAGATCAGTCTGAAA GCAGTTTATAAAACCAGTGACCACTGCCACTATGAAGGCTGGATAGAGCCTTACTACCCAGAAGCGTCTCTCTCCGTCCAGCGCTTCTACTCTTGGACTGGCAGTTTTGTGAGGATTGAGCCCGTGTGGAAAGACCTGAAATGTGGGCAGAAGAGGGTGATCACTGTGCACTATGTCTTAAACACAGAAGGATACAAGAGAATCAGCACCATGAACTTCTACTATGTG GGCATGGCAAAAGGCAAGATTGTCCTTACAGGGGAAATTAAAGTTAATGTCCAAGCTG GCCAGAATGGCACATTCACCATTCCCCTTGTGGTCAGTGAGAAAATGGCTCCAGTCCTTCGGTTGCTGGTGTACACCTTACACCCTGACAAGGAGCTGGTGGCAGACAGTGTTCCATTGCCAGTTGAGAAGTGTTTCAAACACAAG GTCCACTTGGAATTCTCTGAAAAGCATCTGCACCCAGCTTCCAATGTCAGCCTGGTCATTGAAGCTGCTGCCAACTCCTTCTGTGCTGTGAGGGCAGTGGATCAGAGTGTGCTGCTCCTGAAGCCAGAGAAAGAGCTGTCCATGGAAATG GTTTACAGCCTGCATCCCCTACAAGACTTTCAAGGCTACGTCTTCCACGGGTTCAATCTAGAAGAAGATTCCAAAGAGCCCTGTGTCTCATCTGACCACATCTTTCACAAAGGCTTGTATTACACACCTGTAATGTCTGGATTAGGCCCAGATGTGTATCAATTCCTCAGG GATATGGGAATTAAATTTTTTACGAACTCAAAGGTTCGACAGCCAGTTGTGTGCACTGGTGAGACTGTAAGGCGTCAACCATTCATAGTGAATGCAGGGCACGTGGCTTCTGCACACCACATCAAATCATCAG CTGAAGCTGCTAGGGAGGAACGAGAGAGGGCACTCATCCTTGAGACTATTCGGGAATTCTTTCCTGAAGCTTGGATTTGGGATATAGTTCCAATTAA CTCTACTGGAAAAGCCAGCATCTCATACACCATCCCTGACACCATCACCAAATGGAAAGCCAGTGCTTTCTGTGTGGAAGGGTTGGCTGGATTTGGCATGTCTGTGCCTGCCACCCTGACAGCCTTGCAGCCTTTCTTTGTTGACTTGACCTTGCCATACTCTATCATACGAGGAGAGGATTTCCTGCTTAGAGCCACTGTCTTCAACTACCTTGACCACTGCATCAAG ATTAATGTCTCACTGTCAGATTCCCTTGATTATCAAGCCAAACTCATCTCCCCAGAGGATGATGGATGTGTATGTGCCAAGCAAAGAAGGACCTATGTCTGGAATATTTTCCCCAAAGAAATTG GTAATGTGGTGTTCAGCATTACTGCAGAGACCAAGGATGATGAAGCTTGTGGAGACAAAGCTCCCAGGAACATCAGTATTGCCTACAGGGACACCCAGATCAGAACACTGCTGGTTGAG CCTGAAGGAATCAGAAGGGAAAAGACTCAAAACTCCTTAATTTGTACAGAAG ATGATGCAGTGATTCAAGACATATCTCTAGAGCTACCTACAAATGTTTTGGAAGGATCAGCCAGAGCCTCCTTTTCTATTGTTg GTGACATCATGGGCACTGCCATGCAGAACCTGCACCAGCTCCTCCAGATGCCCTttggctgtggggagcagaacATGGTCCTGTTTGCCCCCAACATCTATGTCCTGGACTATCTGAACAGGACAGGGCAGCTGAGCAGGGACGTCAGATCCAAGGCCACTGGATACTTAATGAGCG GCTACCAGAAGCAGCTGTCATACAAACGTCATGATGGGTCCTACAGCATCTTTGGCACCAGAGATAGGGAAGGGAACACTTG GCTCACTGCCTTTGTGTACAGATCATTTGCACAAGCTGGTCGCTTCATCTACATTGATGACCGTGTCCAGTCTCAAACCCTGCTGTGGCTGTCCAGCAAACAGAAGCTAGATGGATGTTTCCGGAGTGCTGGCACACTCTTCAACAATGCCTTGAAG GGAGGAGTAGATGACGAGCTGTCGCTTTCTGCCTACACCACCATTGCCATGCTGGAAGCTGGGCACTCCAGCTCG tacCCTGTAATCCGAAATGCCTTTTTTTGTCTGGAGACTGCATCTGAGAAGAATATCAGTGAAGTTTACACCCAGGCACTCATGGCCTATGCTTTCTGCTTAGCTGGCAAGTCAGAAAAATGTGAATCATTCCTTGAAGAGTTACAGAAATCAGCAAAGGAAGTTG ATGGctcacagcactgggagcaggagcagaggcctCCATCAGACAAATCTCCCTCCTTCCTTGACCATGCCCCTTCGGCTGATGTTGAGATCACCAGTTACGTGTTGTTGGCATTGCTCTACAAACCCAACCGGAATAAAGAGGATCTCACCAAGGCCTCAGGGATTGTGCAGTGGATCATCAGGCAGCAGAATCCCTATGGAGGTTTCTCTTCTACCCAG gaCACAGTCATTGCTCTTCAAGCACTCGCTGCTTATGGAGAGGCCACCTACAGTTCTGCTTCACAAAATGGAGTCAAGATCACTTCCCAAAAGCCATTTGAGAAGGTATTTTTTGTCAACAATCAGAACAGGCTCCTGGTGCAACAGACTCCCCTTCCAGAGGTCCCTGGGAAATACAGCCTGACAATGAATGGCACTGGATGTGTATTTATGCAA acAGCATTGAGATACAACATTCACCTTCCAGAGGGGTCCTCTGGATTTCTGCTTTCAGTACAGACATCAAATGCTTCCTGCCCGCAGGACAGACCAGCAAAATTTGATATTGTCCTCGTAAGCAG CTACACGGGGAAACGCAGCAGCTCCAACATGCTCATCATTGATGTGAAGATGCTCTCTGGCTTTGTTCCTGTTAAGTCATCCCTGGATAAG CTCATTGGCAGTCAAACAGTGATGCAAgtagaaaacaagaaaaatcacGTCCTCCTTTATCTGCAAAAT CTCtcacagaagaaaaggaaggaaatcaCTTTCTCGGTTGAGCAGGACTTTGTAGTGACCCACCCCAAGCCAGCACATGTGCAGATCTATGACTACTATGAAACAG GAGAGTATGCTGTTGCTCAATACTCATCACCTTGCAAAGAGGTTGTTGCAGAAACGGACTGTGGATTCAAAAAG GAGCATCATAAATGTTGA